In the genome of Pseudomonas putida, one region contains:
- the tpx gene encoding thiol peroxidase yields MAQVTLKGNPVQVKGNLPQVGAQAPAFSLVGEGLADTSLQNYAGKRKVLNIFPSVDTPTCATSVRKFNAQANDVANTVVLCISADLPFAQARFCGAEGLENVKNLSTLRGREFLENYGVAIADGPLAGLAARAVVVLDENDKVLHSELVGEIADEPNYEAALAVLK; encoded by the coding sequence ATGGCTCAAGTGACTCTCAAAGGCAACCCGGTCCAGGTCAAAGGCAATCTGCCGCAGGTCGGCGCACAGGCACCGGCGTTCTCTCTGGTCGGTGAAGGCCTGGCCGACACGTCGCTGCAGAACTACGCCGGCAAGCGCAAGGTGCTGAACATCTTCCCAAGCGTCGACACCCCGACCTGCGCCACCTCCGTGCGCAAGTTCAATGCCCAGGCCAACGACGTGGCCAATACTGTGGTGCTGTGCATCTCGGCTGACCTGCCGTTCGCCCAGGCGCGTTTCTGCGGTGCCGAAGGCCTGGAGAACGTGAAGAACCTGTCGACCCTGCGTGGTCGCGAGTTCCTCGAGAACTACGGCGTGGCCATCGCCGACGGCCCGCTGGCCGGCCTGGCTGCCCGCGCGGTGGTGGTGCTGGATGAGAACGACAAGGTCCTGCACAGCGAGCTGGTTGGCGAAATCGCCGATGAGCCGAACTACGAGGCGGCGCTGGCTGTCCTGAAATAA
- a CDS encoding serine/threonine transporter yields MNEQAPSVEQRFEESTPATLGSWSRQDTTWMLGLFGTAIGAGTLFLPINAGLGGFWPLLILAVLAFPMTYYAHRGLTRFVLSGRSGDITEVVEEHFGIKAGALITVLYFFAIFPILLIYSVALTNTVSSFMEHQLHMTPPPRALLSFLLIFGLLLIVRCGEQATVKVMSLLVYPFIVALALLALYLVPHWNGGILDSAGQLPSGSAFLHTMWLAIPVMVFSFNHSPIISAFAVDQKRRYGEHADERSGQILARAHLLMVAMVLFFVFSCVLTLSSAQLAEAKAQNLSILSYLANHFSNPAIAFAAPLIAFIAIAKSFLGHYIGASEGLKGIIGKTGLRPGAKTMDRVVAALMLVVCWVVATLNPSILGMIESLGGPIIAALLFLMPMYAIRRVPSMRKYSGAMSNVFVVVLGLVAMSSVVYSVVDSLLG; encoded by the coding sequence ATGAATGAGCAGGCCCCAAGCGTTGAACAACGCTTCGAAGAATCGACCCCCGCCACCCTCGGCAGCTGGTCGCGACAAGACACCACCTGGATGCTGGGCCTGTTCGGCACGGCGATTGGCGCCGGAACCTTGTTCCTGCCGATCAATGCCGGCCTTGGCGGCTTCTGGCCGCTGCTGATCCTGGCCGTGCTGGCCTTCCCGATGACCTACTACGCCCACCGCGGGCTGACCCGTTTCGTTCTCTCCGGGCGCAGTGGTGACATCACCGAGGTGGTCGAGGAGCACTTCGGCATCAAGGCCGGCGCGCTGATCACCGTGCTGTACTTCTTCGCCATCTTCCCGATCCTGCTCATCTACAGCGTCGCCCTGACCAACACCGTCAGCAGCTTCATGGAGCATCAGCTGCACATGACCCCGCCACCGCGGGCGTTGCTGTCGTTCCTGCTGATCTTCGGGTTGCTGCTGATCGTGCGCTGTGGCGAACAGGCGACGGTCAAGGTCATGAGCCTGTTGGTGTACCCGTTCATCGTCGCCCTGGCGCTGCTGGCCCTGTACCTGGTGCCGCACTGGAACGGTGGCATCCTCGACAGCGCCGGCCAACTGCCATCGGGCTCTGCCTTCCTGCACACCATGTGGCTGGCGATCCCGGTGATGGTGTTCTCCTTCAACCACTCGCCGATCATCTCGGCCTTCGCGGTCGACCAGAAGCGCCGCTACGGCGAGCATGCCGATGAGCGCAGCGGTCAGATCTTGGCCCGCGCGCACCTGCTGATGGTGGCGATGGTGCTGTTCTTCGTGTTCAGCTGTGTGCTGACCCTCAGCAGCGCTCAGCTCGCCGAGGCGAAGGCGCAGAACCTGTCGATCCTGTCGTACCTGGCCAACCACTTCAGCAACCCGGCCATCGCCTTCGCCGCACCGCTGATCGCCTTCATTGCTATCGCCAAGTCGTTCCTGGGCCATTACATCGGTGCCAGCGAAGGCCTCAAGGGCATCATCGGCAAGACCGGACTGCGCCCGGGTGCCAAGACCATGGATCGCGTGGTCGCAGCCCTGATGCTGGTGGTGTGCTGGGTCGTCGCGACCCTGAACCCGAGCATCCTGGGTATGATCGAGTCCCTCGGCGGTCCGATCATCGCCGCGCTGCTGTTCCTGATGCCGATGTACGCCATTCGCCGCGTGCCATCGATGCGCAAGTACAGCGGGGCGATGTCCAACGTCTTCGTCGTGGTGCTGGGCCTGGTGGCCATGTCCTCGGTGGTTTATTCGGTGGTCGATAGCCTGCTGGGCTGA
- a CDS encoding MFS transporter, translating into MSLTTEVTQSGPRPNRWLGLAVLMLPVLLVTVDNTVLGFALPKIAEALHPTASQQLWMIDAYSLVLAGLLVSMGSLGDRIGHRKLLLVGSLGFAITSIMTAYSSSAPQLIGGRACMGIFGAMLMPSTLALIRSVFEDREERRLAVAIWATTLTVGSALGPLIGGVLLEFFSWGAIFLLAVPILMPLLILGPWLLPESEPDASGPLDPLSILQSMIALGALVYGIKHVAGEGVDSLAMTAFVVGAASGWLFVRRQLRLPVPVMDLALFRNKTFSGSVAINLMSLAFLIGFVFFATQFLQIVLRMPALNASLALVPGQVLAIIVGMLVVPVVQRVPVPVLVPILLAFTGAAFLLVATLGSSLAVVVVAFALLNIGVGAIATVSNDVILSAAPPAKAGAASAISETAYEVGVVLGTAVLGGLVTAHYRGALHLPSFLTPAQERLASETLAGAHSVAAALTGDQASELMRIAGNAFEGGIGLMSWVTFALAVMAIAIARWTLRVR; encoded by the coding sequence ATGTCATTGACAACTGAAGTAACGCAGTCGGGGCCTCGGCCCAATCGCTGGCTGGGGCTGGCAGTATTGATGCTGCCGGTATTACTGGTGACGGTGGATAACACCGTTTTGGGGTTCGCGTTGCCCAAGATTGCCGAGGCGCTTCACCCCACTGCCAGCCAGCAATTATGGATGATCGATGCCTACTCGTTGGTTCTGGCCGGTTTGCTGGTATCCATGGGCAGCCTGGGAGACCGGATAGGCCATCGTAAACTGCTACTGGTTGGCTCATTGGGTTTTGCCATCACTTCCATCATGACCGCTTACTCCAGCAGTGCCCCGCAGTTGATTGGCGGGCGAGCCTGCATGGGGATCTTTGGCGCCATGCTGATGCCTTCGACATTGGCATTGATCCGGTCGGTCTTCGAGGACAGAGAAGAGCGGCGCCTGGCCGTCGCCATCTGGGCAACCACCTTGACGGTGGGTTCGGCACTTGGCCCTTTGATTGGTGGCGTGCTGCTGGAGTTTTTCAGTTGGGGGGCGATCTTCTTGCTGGCGGTGCCGATACTGATGCCGCTGCTGATCCTCGGGCCATGGTTATTGCCCGAGTCGGAGCCAGATGCGTCCGGCCCGCTCGATCCTTTGAGTATCCTGCAATCAATGATTGCCCTGGGGGCGTTGGTTTATGGCATCAAGCACGTAGCCGGCGAAGGCGTGGACAGTCTGGCCATGACAGCCTTTGTCGTCGGCGCGGCCAGTGGCTGGTTGTTTGTGCGGCGCCAACTGCGACTGCCGGTTCCCGTGATGGACCTGGCGCTATTTCGCAACAAAACCTTCAGCGGCTCTGTCGCCATCAACCTGATGAGTTTGGCCTTTTTGATCGGCTTTGTCTTTTTCGCCACGCAGTTCTTGCAAATCGTTTTGCGTATGCCTGCGCTCAATGCCAGCTTGGCCTTGGTGCCTGGACAAGTCTTGGCGATTATCGTGGGGATGCTGGTGGTACCCGTTGTTCAACGCGTGCCGGTGCCTGTGTTGGTGCCCATTCTGCTAGCGTTTACCGGCGCCGCGTTTTTACTGGTTGCCACCCTTGGAAGCAGTCTGGCGGTCGTGGTTGTCGCCTTTGCCTTATTGAATATTGGCGTGGGGGCGATTGCCACGGTTTCCAATGACGTGATTCTGTCGGCAGCCCCGCCCGCGAAGGCAGGAGCTGCCTCAGCGATTAGCGAAACGGCCTATGAAGTGGGTGTGGTGCTGGGGACTGCGGTGTTAGGCGGTTTGGTTACCGCCCACTATCGCGGAGCTTTACATTTGCCGTCGTTTCTTACTCCGGCACAAGAGCGTCTCGCCAGCGAAACGTTGGCCGGCGCTCACAGCGTGGCAGCAGCGCTGACAGGCGATCAGGCAAGCGAGCTTATGCGCATCGCCGGGAACGCATTTGAAGGAGGCATTGGCTTGATGTCATGGGTGACATTCGCCCTGGCAGTGATGGCCATTGCCATTGCCCGTTGGACGCTGCGAGTAAGGTAG
- a CDS encoding aromatic amino acid transaminase, translating into MFKHVDAYAGDPILSLMETFKADPRADKVNLSIGLYYDEAGVVPQLAAVGEVEKRLADQPHEASLYLPMEGLDSYRQAIQTLLFGADHPAVTGGRVATVQTVGGSGALKVGADFLKRYFPQSEVWVSNPTWDNHRAIFEGAGFKVHTYPYFDSATRGVDFAGMLACLQGLAQNSIVLLHPCCHNPTGVDLDQNQWQQVVEVVKARQLIPFLDIAYQGFGEGLVEDAYAIREMARAGVPCLVSNSFSKIFSLYGERVGGLSVVCDDAATTASVLGQLKATVRRNYSSPPCHGAQLVAGVLGDAELNAQWVAEVEVMRKRILDMRQGLVDLLGELLPGQDFQFFLRQRGMFSYTGFSVAQVRRLRNEFGVYLIDSGRVCMSGLRPANLRQVAEAFAAVQQG; encoded by the coding sequence GTGTTCAAACATGTCGATGCCTATGCCGGCGACCCGATTCTCTCGCTGATGGAGACCTTCAAGGCCGACCCCCGTGCCGACAAGGTCAACCTGAGTATCGGCCTGTACTACGATGAAGCCGGCGTGGTGCCGCAACTGGCGGCAGTGGGCGAGGTGGAAAAGCGCCTGGCCGACCAGCCCCACGAAGCCTCGCTGTACCTGCCGATGGAAGGCCTGGACAGCTATCGCCAAGCCATCCAGACGCTGCTGTTCGGCGCAGACCACCCGGCCGTGACCGGCGGACGTGTGGCCACCGTACAGACCGTCGGCGGCTCCGGCGCCCTGAAGGTCGGCGCCGACTTCCTCAAGCGTTACTTCCCGCAGTCCGAGGTCTGGGTGAGCAACCCGACCTGGGACAACCATCGCGCGATCTTCGAAGGCGCGGGCTTCAAGGTCCATACCTATCCGTACTTCGACTCGGCCACCCGTGGCGTGGACTTCGCCGGCATGCTGGCGTGCCTGCAAGGCCTGGCGCAGAACAGCATCGTCCTGCTGCACCCGTGCTGCCACAACCCCACCGGCGTCGACCTGGACCAGAACCAGTGGCAGCAAGTGGTGGAAGTGGTCAAGGCACGTCAGCTGATTCCATTCCTCGACATCGCCTACCAGGGCTTCGGCGAAGGTCTGGTGGAAGACGCCTACGCGATCCGCGAGATGGCCCGGGCCGGCGTGCCGTGCCTGGTCAGCAACTCGTTCTCGAAGATCTTCTCGCTGTACGGCGAGCGAGTAGGGGGCCTGTCGGTGGTCTGCGATGACGCGGCCACCACCGCAAGCGTGCTGGGCCAGCTCAAGGCCACCGTGCGTCGCAACTACTCCAGCCCACCCTGCCATGGTGCGCAACTGGTGGCCGGCGTGCTGGGCGACGCCGAACTCAACGCCCAATGGGTGGCCGAGGTCGAGGTGATGCGCAAGCGTATCCTCGACATGCGCCAGGGCTTGGTTGACCTGCTGGGCGAGCTGTTACCGGGCCAGGACTTCCAGTTCTTCCTGCGCCAGCGTGGCATGTTCAGCTACACCGGGTTCAGCGTTGCCCAGGTACGACGTCTGCGCAATGAGTTCGGCGTGTACCTGATCGACAGCGGTCGGGTGTGCATGTCGGGCCTGCGCCCGGCCAACCTGCGCCAGGTGGCAGAGGCGTTTGCGGCTGTGCAGCAGGGTTGA
- a CDS encoding Ldh family oxidoreductase: MSAPSTSPVVRVPFAELQALLQCILQRHGCAEPVAAALAYNCASAQRDGAHSHGVFRIPGYVSTLASGWVNGRAEPQVSDVAPGYVRVDAGGGFAQPALAAARPLLVEKARNAGIAVLAIHNSHHLAALWPDVEPFADEGLVALSVVNSMTCVVPHGARKPLFGTNPIAFAAPCAGHDPIVFDMATSAMAHGDVQIAARAGEQLPPGMGVDAHGQPTCDPKAILEGGALLPFGGHKGSALSMMVELLAAALTGGHFSWEFDWSGHPGAKTPWTGQLIIVIDPSKAEGERFAQRSRALVEHMQEVGLTRMPGERRYREREVAQREGVALTEQELLGLRALAD, translated from the coding sequence ATGTCCGCACCTTCCACAAGCCCTGTCGTGCGCGTGCCTTTCGCCGAGCTGCAGGCGCTGTTGCAATGCATCCTGCAACGTCACGGCTGTGCCGAGCCGGTCGCCGCGGCGCTGGCCTACAACTGCGCCAGCGCCCAGCGTGATGGCGCCCATAGCCATGGCGTGTTTCGTATTCCCGGTTATGTCTCGACCCTGGCCAGTGGTTGGGTCAATGGGCGTGCCGAGCCCCAAGTGAGCGATGTAGCCCCGGGCTATGTCCGGGTCGACGCCGGCGGCGGCTTTGCCCAGCCGGCCTTGGCCGCGGCCCGACCATTGCTGGTGGAGAAAGCGCGGAACGCTGGCATCGCCGTGCTGGCGATTCATAACTCGCACCACTTAGCGGCCCTCTGGCCGGATGTGGAGCCCTTCGCCGACGAGGGGCTGGTGGCCTTGAGCGTGGTCAATAGCATGACCTGCGTGGTGCCCCATGGCGCACGCAAGCCGCTGTTCGGCACCAACCCGATCGCCTTTGCCGCGCCGTGCGCCGGGCATGACCCGATCGTCTTCGACATGGCCACCAGCGCCATGGCCCACGGCGATGTACAGATCGCCGCGCGGGCGGGGGAGCAACTGCCGCCGGGCATGGGCGTGGATGCCCACGGCCAGCCGACCTGCGACCCCAAGGCGATTCTCGAAGGCGGCGCACTGCTGCCGTTTGGCGGGCACAAGGGCTCGGCGCTGTCGATGATGGTCGAGTTGTTGGCCGCGGCACTCACGGGTGGGCATTTCTCTTGGGAGTTCGACTGGTCCGGGCATCCGGGGGCGAAGACGCCGTGGACCGGGCAACTGATCATCGTCATCGACCCGAGCAAGGCTGAGGGTGAGCGCTTTGCCCAGCGCAGTCGGGCGCTGGTGGAGCATATGCAGGAAGTGGGGCTGACCCGCATGCCCGGTGAGCGGCGCTACCGTGAGCGGGAGGTGGCGCAGCGTGAAGGGGTGGCGTTGACCGAGCAGGAATTGCTGGGGCTCAGGGCCTTGGCTGACTGA
- a CDS encoding MurR/RpiR family transcriptional regulator yields the protein MSQPIKQRLEISLQSTAASGRKIASYMLANLHELPFQTSASIATKLGVSESSVGRFCRSLGYAHLKALKQDLQNDLGDGPWLVGDRLQEYRQGEDDSESSGSLDLEIAALVRVHEYRRSQAWQQVAQRLASKRRVFIAGFQTERGVAMCMSHLLQYLRDGVHLVDGSAGHFGDVLLGRAEDSALVVFEARRYSRHALLLCSKARQAGIPVTLVTDTFCDWADANTDEVFRIPTEFNLFWESTSAMLSWVHLMVNEVCRKLGPDVERRLEATAALHNEFVGYTSWPTGKQQ from the coding sequence ATGAGCCAACCGATCAAGCAACGCCTGGAGATCAGCCTGCAGAGCACTGCAGCCTCGGGCCGTAAGATCGCCAGCTACATGCTCGCCAACCTGCACGAGCTGCCCTTCCAGACCTCCGCCAGCATCGCGACCAAGCTCGGTGTCAGCGAATCCAGCGTCGGCCGTTTCTGTCGCTCCCTGGGTTATGCCCACCTCAAGGCGCTCAAGCAGGACCTGCAGAACGACCTGGGTGATGGCCCCTGGCTGGTGGGGGATCGTCTGCAAGAGTACCGCCAAGGCGAGGACGACAGCGAGAGCTCCGGCAGCCTGGATCTTGAAATCGCCGCCCTGGTGCGTGTTCATGAATACCGCCGCAGCCAGGCCTGGCAACAGGTGGCCCAGCGCCTGGCGAGCAAGCGCCGGGTGTTCATCGCAGGTTTCCAGACCGAGCGCGGCGTGGCCATGTGCATGAGCCACCTGCTGCAGTACCTGCGCGATGGCGTGCACCTGGTCGATGGCAGCGCCGGGCATTTTGGCGATGTGCTGCTGGGCCGTGCCGAAGACAGCGCCTTGGTGGTGTTCGAGGCGCGCCGTTACTCCCGCCATGCCCTGCTGCTGTGCAGCAAGGCACGCCAGGCGGGCATCCCGGTCACCCTGGTGACCGACACCTTCTGTGACTGGGCCGATGCCAACACCGACGAGGTGTTCCGCATCCCCACCGAATTCAACCTCTTCTGGGAGTCCACCTCGGCGATGCTGTCGTGGGTGCACCTGATGGTCAACGAGGTCTGCAGGAAGCTGGGGCCTGATGTTGAAAGACGCTTGGAAGCAACTGCCGCTCTACATAACGAATTCGTCGGCTACACCTCGTGGCCAACGGGAAAACAACAATAG
- a CDS encoding transporter substrate-binding domain-containing protein, giving the protein MKKTMFVVGACALLLAGAASAETLRFATEGAYPPFNYVDADNKLHGFDIDITNALCAQMKVECTLVAQDWEGIIPALMARKYDAVVASMIDTEERRKKIAFTNHYYRTPLTVAVAKDSPIKDAQADFKGYTVGAQSSSTQAIYAEDVYAKAGADVKLYPTMDEANADLAAGRLDGVIADKFPLHEWMNKNGQDCCKVLGDVNGTKADAAIAVRKDDEALRERLNKALGEIVANGTYQKIASKYFAFDIYN; this is encoded by the coding sequence ATGAAAAAGACCATGTTCGTGGTGGGTGCGTGTGCCCTGTTGCTGGCCGGCGCGGCCAGCGCCGAGACCCTGCGCTTCGCGACCGAGGGCGCCTACCCTCCCTTCAACTATGTCGATGCCGATAACAAGCTGCATGGTTTCGATATCGACATCACCAACGCCCTGTGCGCGCAGATGAAAGTCGAATGCACCCTGGTTGCCCAAGACTGGGAAGGCATCATCCCGGCCCTGATGGCCCGCAAGTACGACGCCGTGGTCGCCTCGATGATCGACACCGAGGAGCGACGCAAGAAGATCGCTTTCACCAACCACTACTACCGCACTCCGTTGACCGTCGCAGTGGCCAAGGACAGCCCGATCAAGGACGCCCAGGCCGACTTCAAAGGCTACACCGTCGGCGCCCAGTCCTCCTCCACCCAAGCGATCTATGCCGAGGATGTCTATGCCAAGGCCGGTGCCGACGTGAAGCTCTACCCGACCATGGACGAAGCCAACGCCGACCTGGCCGCCGGCCGCCTGGACGGGGTGATCGCCGACAAATTCCCGCTGCACGAGTGGATGAACAAGAACGGCCAGGACTGCTGCAAGGTCCTGGGCGACGTCAACGGCACCAAGGCCGACGCCGCCATCGCTGTGCGCAAGGATGACGAGGCCCTGCGCGAGCGCCTGAACAAGGCGCTGGGCGAGATCGTCGCCAACGGCACCTACCAGAAGATCGCCAGCAAATACTTCGCCTTCGACATCTACAACTGA